The following proteins come from a genomic window of Triticum aestivum cultivar Chinese Spring chromosome 6A, IWGSC CS RefSeq v2.1, whole genome shotgun sequence:
- the LOC123128637 gene encoding 20 kDa chaperonin, chloroplastic isoform X1, whose amino-acid sequence MASVQLCGAAAVGAAGFAGKGAAAVEPRRVAAPAARRGALRGLVARAATVVAPKYTTVKPLADRVLLKTKTAEQKTTGGILLPSTAQSKPQSGEVVSVGEGRTIGDSKVEVGIKVGAQVVYSKYAGMEVELNDSNHLILKEDDIIGILETEDVKDMKPLSDRVLIKVAVAEDKTAGGLLLTNSVQEKPSVGTVVAVGPGYLDEEGKRIPLPVSTGNSVLYSKYAGAEFKGADGTNYIVLRVSDLMAILS is encoded by the exons ATGGCGTCGGTGCAGCTCTGCGGTGCCGCGGCCGTCGGCGCGGCGGGGTTCGCCGGGAAGGGGGCGGCCGCCGTCGAGCCTCGGCGCGTCGCCGCGCCGGCGGCCCGGCGGGGGGCGCTCCGCGGGCTCGTCGCCAGGGCCGCCACCGTCGTCGCCCCCAAG TACACGACGGTCAAGCCCTTGGCTGACAGAGTGCTTCTGAAGACCAAGACTGCCGAGCAGAAGACGACCGGTGGGATTCTGCTTCCTTCAACTGCTCAGTCTAAACCTCAGAGTGGTGAGGTGGTTTCTGTTGGAGAGGGAAGAACCATTGGGGATAGCAAAGTAGAAGTCGGCATTAAG GTTGGGGCTCAGGTTGTATATTCGAAGTATGCTGGAATGGAGGTGGAGTTGAATGATTCCAACCATCTGATCCTAAAAGAGGACGATATCATAGGTATTCTGGAGACAGAGGATGTGAAAGACATGAAGCCTCTTAGCGACCGTGTTCTTATCAAG GTAGCTGTAGCTGAAGATAAAACTGCTGGGGGCCTGCTGCTGACTAACAGTGTCCAGGAGAAGCCATCTGTTGGAACG GTGGTCGCTGTCGGCCCGGGCTATCTGGACGAGGAAGGCAAGAGGATCCCGTTGCCGGTATCCACAGGCAATTCCGTTCTGTACTCCAAGTATGCTGGCGCTGAGTTCAAGGGTGCTGATGGTACAAACTACATTGTGCTGAGGGTATCTGACCTGATGGCTATCCTCTCTTGA
- the LOC123128637 gene encoding 20 kDa chaperonin, chloroplastic isoform X2, giving the protein MAPAARRGALRGLVARAATVVAPKYTTVKPLADRVLLKTKTAEQKTTGGILLPSTAQSKPQSGEVVSVGEGRTIGDSKVEVGIKVGAQVVYSKYAGMEVELNDSNHLILKEDDIIGILETEDVKDMKPLSDRVLIKVAVAEDKTAGGLLLTNSVQEKPSVGTVVAVGPGYLDEEGKRIPLPVSTGNSVLYSKYAGAEFKGADGTNYIVLRVSDLMAILS; this is encoded by the exons ATG GCGCCGGCGGCCCGGCGGGGGGCGCTCCGCGGGCTCGTCGCCAGGGCCGCCACCGTCGTCGCCCCCAAG TACACGACGGTCAAGCCCTTGGCTGACAGAGTGCTTCTGAAGACCAAGACTGCCGAGCAGAAGACGACCGGTGGGATTCTGCTTCCTTCAACTGCTCAGTCTAAACCTCAGAGTGGTGAGGTGGTTTCTGTTGGAGAGGGAAGAACCATTGGGGATAGCAAAGTAGAAGTCGGCATTAAG GTTGGGGCTCAGGTTGTATATTCGAAGTATGCTGGAATGGAGGTGGAGTTGAATGATTCCAACCATCTGATCCTAAAAGAGGACGATATCATAGGTATTCTGGAGACAGAGGATGTGAAAGACATGAAGCCTCTTAGCGACCGTGTTCTTATCAAG GTAGCTGTAGCTGAAGATAAAACTGCTGGGGGCCTGCTGCTGACTAACAGTGTCCAGGAGAAGCCATCTGTTGGAACG GTGGTCGCTGTCGGCCCGGGCTATCTGGACGAGGAAGGCAAGAGGATCCCGTTGCCGGTATCCACAGGCAATTCCGTTCTGTACTCCAAGTATGCTGGCGCTGAGTTCAAGGGTGCTGATGGTACAAACTACATTGTGCTGAGGGTATCTGACCTGATGGCTATCCTCTCTTGA
- the LOC123128638 gene encoding bifunctional nitrilase/nitrile hydratase NIT4, translated as MPLPPMSSGVGPVIAEVEMNAGADQDATTVWATVVQACSMFYDTPATFDKAEKLTAETAGYGSQLVLFPEVFVGGYPHGSAFGLTVGSRSAKGKEDFWKYHTAAIDVPERTAVRPGGSSIISPSMAVLAGPNYEGEALLTADQDIGEIVRAKFDFDAVGNYKRAEVPSLSVNTDAVGHCKRA; from the exons ATGCCTTTGCCCCCCATGAGCTCCGGCGTTGGGCCAGTGATAGCGGAGGTGGAGATGAACGCCGGCGCCGACCAGGATGCCACTACCGTGTGGGCCACTGTTGTGCAGGCCTGCAGCATGTTCTATGACACGCCTGCAACGTTCG ACAAAGCAGAAAAATTGACAGCCGAGACAGCTGGATATGGTTCACAGTTGGTTCTTTTCCCAGAAGTCTTTGTCGGTGGCTACCCTCATGGGTCTGCCTTTGGACTAACTGTTGGCAGTCGATCTGCAAAGGGAAAAGAAGACTTTTGGAAGTACCATACAGCTGCCATAGATGTGCCTG AGCGCACCGCCGTTCGTCCTGGAGGGAGTTCCATCATCTCGCCATCTATGGCAGTGTTGGCAGGCCCCAACTATGAGGGCGAGGCCCTTCTCACAGCTGACCAGG ACATTGGTGAAATTGTTCGGGCGAAGTTTGATTTCGACGCTGTGGGAAACTACAAACGGGCTGAGGTGCCGAGCTTGAGCGTGAATACCGACGCTGTGGGACACTGCAAACGGGCTTAG